One window of the Macaca thibetana thibetana isolate TM-01 chromosome 1, ASM2454274v1, whole genome shotgun sequence genome contains the following:
- the HES3 gene encoding transcription factor HES-3 gives MEKKRRARINVSLEQLKSLLEKHYSHQIRKRKLEKADILELSVKYMRSLQNSLQGLWPVPSGAEHPSGFRSCLPGVSQLLRRGDEVGGGLLCPLVPERAAGSTMDSAGLVQEAPAPYGPCTPAVWAPAPAAGGPRSPPPPLLLPGGLPGSSASVPPPQPASSCCAESPGLGLRVWRPW, from the exons ATGGAGAAAAAGCGACGGGCACGCATCAACGTGTCACTGGAGCAGCTGAAGTCGCTGCTGGAGAAACACTACTCGCACCAG ATCCGGAAGCGCAAGTTGGAGAAGGCCGACATCCTGGAGTTGAGCGTGAAGTACATGAGAAGCCTTCAGAACTCCTTGCAAG GGCTCTGGCCTGTGCCCAGCGGAGCCGAGCACCCGTCGGGCTTCCGCAGCTGCCTGCCCGGCGTGAGCCAGCTCCTTCGGCGCGGAGATGAGGTCGGCGGCGGCCTGCTCTGCCCCCTGGTGCCGGAGCGGGCCGCCGGCAGCACCATGGACAGCGCCGGGCTGGTGCAGGAGGCGCCCGCGCCGTACGGCCCCTGCACCCCCGCCGTCTGGGCTCCTGCTCCGGCCGCCGGCGGCCCGCGGTCCCCACCACCCCCGCTCCTCCTCCCCGGAGGTCTCCCCGGCTCGTCCGCCAGCGTTCCCCCGCCGCAGCCAGCGTCGAGTTGCTGCGCCGAGAGCCCTGGGCTGGGCCTGCGCGTGTGGCGGCCCTGGTGA